A portion of the Candoia aspera isolate rCanAsp1 chromosome 18, rCanAsp1.hap2, whole genome shotgun sequence genome contains these proteins:
- the LOC134507139 gene encoding polyhomeotic-like protein 2 has product MNGGLGPPRQLHPLSDSCAANARIPEDAPVVKGGGDYSSHHPLPLPIAVRAKARVCFTVLTRRPACGLFWMVAMENEQLQTPPPVSNPGPAATTATSSSSSGRQAGPQISVYSGIPDRQTVQVIQQALHRQPNTAAQYLQQMYAAQQQHLMLQTAALQQQHLGSTQLQSLAAIQQASLAANRQSVSSGSNGATQTPSQQPTINLAASPAAAQLINRAQSVNSAAATASGIAQQAVLLGNTSSPTLSASQAQMYLRAQMAQQSSLMQVARSLGRAVPLSPQLIFTPTVAAVQPEGTSSAMQPPTTTTPQVQNSALRTQQAVTQALSSSPGQQLPTLAIKPALNNSSHSSSTSPAAQAKGAKEGLSELLSEHLRKSEGGGGGSSSGSNGTAAALDGRGSTLSRTGPPTTTQPLVAPAYSQVQTQPLTQQQQQTQAKPLQHQFVIQQQLQPRPPHLQGFPTPAPSLNAPSAHLPACQAPSQHKPNSSQTSQHPTHPSGPPALGLQRTEGGPPGHPSGCRSHAAQHRFQHTSAVILQLQPPAGTVSLCRVEVESSLAGFLPLNSRDSGHCLISLRCGVFLLRI; this is encoded by the exons ATGAACGGGGGTCTTGGCCCCCCTCGGCAGCTGCACCCGCTTTCTGACTCATGCGCTGCAAATGCCAGGATCCCTGAAGATGCCCCGGTCGTGAAG GGAGGCGgtgactacagctcccatcatcccctgcccTTGCCCATTGCAGTTAGGGCCAAGGCAAG GGTCTGCTTCACCGTTCTCACCCGGCGCCCGGCCTGTGGGCTGTTCTGGATGGTCGCCATGGAGAACGAGCAGCTCCAGACACCGCCGCCAGTCAGCAACCCGGGGCCTGCAGCCACCAcagccaccagcagcagcagcagtgggcGCCAGGCGGGCCCCCAGATCTCCGTGTACAGTGGGATCCCCGACCGCCAGACGGTCCAG GTGATCCAGCAAGCTTTGCACCGGCAGCCGAACACAGCCGCCCAGTACTTGCAGCAGATGTACGCCGCCCAGCAGCAGCACCTGATGCTCCAGACCGCCGCCCTGCAGCAACAGCACCTGGGGAGCACGCAGCTCCAAAGCCTGGCTGCCATCCAGCAG GCAAGCTTGGCAGCCAATCGGCAGAGCGTCTCCTCGGGTTCCAACGGGGCCACACAGACCCCCTCGCAACAGCCCACG ATAAACTTGGCCGCTTCCCCAGCAGCAGCCCAGCTCATCAACCGGGCCCAGAGTGTGAATTCCGCGGCTGCCACCGCCTCGGGCATCGCCCAGCAAGCCGTCCTTTTGGGCAACACCAGCAGCCCCACCTTGAGTGCCAGCCAGGCGCAAATGTATCTCCGTGCGCAGATG GCCCAGCAGAGCAGTTTAATGCAAGTAGCTAGGAGCCTAGGGCGTGCTGTTCCTTTGTCCCCTCAGCTCATCTTCACGCCCACGGTCGCCGCGGTTCAGCCCGAGGGGACCAGCAGCGCCATGCAGccgcccaccaccaccacacctcAG GTGCAGAATTCAGCCCTCCGCACTCAGCAGGCGGTAACCCAGGCTCTGAGCTCCTCCCCGGGCCAGCAGCTGCCCACCTTGGCTATCAAACCTGCTCTGAATAACAGCAGCCATTCCTCTTCCACCTCACCCGCTGCTCAGGCCAAGGGGGCCAAGGAAGGCCTGTCTGAGCTCCTCTCTGAGCACCTTAGGAAAAgtgaagggggtgggggaggcagcaGCAGCGGTAGCAACGGGACGGCGGCCGCCTTGGATGGACGAGGCAGCACCCTCAGCCGGACGGGCCCTCCCACCACCACTCAGCCACTGGTTGCCCCAG CTTATTCTCAAGTCCAGACTCAGCCGCTtacacagcaacagcagcagaccCAGGCAAAGCCCCTTCAGCACCAGTTTGTGatccagcagcagctgcagcccaGACCTCCCCACCTGCAAGGCTTTCCCACCCCGGCCCCCAGCCTCAACGCCCCCTCAGCCCACCTGCCAGCCTGCCAGGCCCCCAGCCAGCACAAGCCGAATTCCAGCCAGACATCTCAACACCCCACGCACCCTTCTGGCCCTCCTGCACTGGGGCTGCAGCGAACAGAAGGCGGCCCCCCAGGGCATCCCTCAGGGTGCCGAAGCCACGCGGCCCAGCACAGGTTCCAGCACACGTCAGCTGTCATTCTTCAGCTGCAGCCTCCGGCTGGGACGGTGAGTTTGTGCAGGGTGGAGGTAGAGAGTTCCTTGGCGGGGTTTCTCCCCTTGAATtccagggactctgggcattGTCTCATCAGCCTTCGATGTGGAGTTTTCTTACTTAGAATCTGA